The Sulfurospirillum sp. UCH001 genome segment CGCATCAAGGACTTTTATCGAAAATGTTGCTAGAGAGAAATCTTGTTCGTGTAGATCAAGCAACACTGAAAAAATACCTTGGTCTTTACGCAAATGAACACTCTATCGAGATGAATGATCTACAATACAAAGCCATTGACACACTCTTTGAAATTGGCTATAAACACGGTTTTTACGATCAACACATTCATGCGCATGATTATCTTATTCCTAAAGAATATGAAGCATTACGTAACAGTTAGGAAGGCATTTTATGGAAGCTAAACTCATCGGTCTTGGTGTCGAAACATTCAAAATAGCGCTCTTACTCTCTATGCCTATGCTCCTCTCAGGCCTTGTAGCGGGTCTTGCGATTAGTATTTTCCAAGCAGTTACGCAAATTAACGAATCAACACTGAGTTTCGTACCTAAGATTCTGGTGACCATCGTCGTTGCTATCTTCACAATGCCATGGATGATGAATATGATGATAGAATTTACGACACGTATGCTGGAACTTATTCCTTCATTTGTTTTTTAAATGACAAAATCCATTAATTTTTCAACTTTTTCAAGCATTAAAATTGGTCCGATAAAAGACGTTTTATTGCTTGATTCTCTTATGCCACTCCCAGAGGGATATACCCTTATTGGTGGAGCCAACAATCTTTTAATGAGCCCTAATCCTCCGCCTCTTGCTATGCTGGATAAATGCTTTGATTTCATTAGGCTTGAAGAAAATGTTTTGCATATTGGGGGAGCAACGCCCAGCGGGAAAATACTCTCTTTTGCTAAAAAGCATGACCTTGCAGGCTTTGAGCTCATGCAAAAACTTCCAGGAACGCTCGGTGGTATGGTTGCGATGAATGCAGGGCTTAAAGAGTGGGAAATTTTCAACAATCTTCTTGCAATCCGTACAGAAAAAGGATGGATTACAAAAGATAACATTGAACATGGATACCGCTTCGCTAAAATAGATGGTGTCGTCTATGAGGCAACGTTTGCGAGCAAGAATGGTTTTGATGAGAATTTGCTTCTTATGTTTAAAAAAATGCGCGATAATCAACCAAAAGAGCCTAGTGCTGGGAGCTGTTTCAAAAACCCCATAGGGCATTTTGCGGGTAAGCTCATCGAAGAGGCAGGCTTTAAAGGCAGGTGTGTTGGCAATATGATGTTTAGCACTGTTCACGCCAATTTCTTAGTCAATCTTGGAGGCGGAACGTATGAAGAAGCCATGGAGCTTATTACTGCGGTCAAAGAAGAAGTGCTAAAACGTTTTGCAGTCAAACTCGAAGAAGAGATTATTATTCTTTAAATGTAACACCCCAATTTGAATACTAATAAAAAATATCTTTTGATGAACTACGCACTTTCAAGTCTGCGATATCAACAAATATCCCCTTTTGATACGCTTCTACAGCACATCGTCCTATCATAGCAGCATTATCGGAGCAAAATTCCATCTTAGCAGTATAAAGCTTTGCTTTTTTGGAGTTACAGAAAGCTTCCAGTTCACCTCGTAAGTAAAGGTTTGCACTCGCACCACCCACAACACCAAAGTGTTCGACTTTACGCTCTTTATAGGCTTTTTTTATTTTTTGCATTAAGTGTGCAACAGCAACACGTTGAAACGAAGCACAGATATCGCACAGTGTTTGCTCATCTAAATTTTCATGCGATTCGATGCAGAGTCTCACTTGATTTTTAAGTCCTGAGTAGCTAAAAGCTAACATTGAAGAAGAAGTTCCTTGCAAAGGAATCGTAAAATCAAAGCGTTTTGCATCGCCTCTTTTAGCATAATTTTCGATAATAGCCCCTGCAGGGTAAGGAAGCCCTAGCATTTTTCCTACTTTGTCAAAACTCTCACCAAAGCTGTCATCCATCGTGGTTGCCAGAAGTTGAATTTCTTCTAAAGTCTTAACATGCAACAGCTGTGTATGTCCTCCTGAGACCAGTAAAACATCCATTGGAAAACGTATTTCTTCTTCGATAAAGAGTGAGCAAATATGCCCTTTGAGGTGATTGATACCTAACAGTGGAAGACCCAGTGAAACACTAAGCGCCTTTGCCATGCTCACACCCTCAACTAACGTCACAGAAAGACCCGGTTCATTCGTCACGGCTATCGCTTTAAGCTCACTAAAATAAGACTTTGTCTCTTCAAGTATTTTGGGAAGCGTTACGGCATGCAGACGTGCGGCTAATTCGGGAACGACACCACCGTATTTTGCATGTTCTTCATCTTGTGAAATTTTTTTATGAAAAAGAAGCTTTTTATCATCTATGCGAGTAATAGCTATCGAGCTATCATCACAACTACTTTCGATACTTAAGATCATTTATACTATCTTTACGTGCCAAGGTTCAAATCTGACACCATCTCCATTACCTATGGTATAGCGCATGGACACATACGAGAGCTTTTGCAAATTCCAAAACTCTTCTGTACGTGCAAAATTTGCTGTGAAGTTTTGATGTCCCCACCCTTTTTTGCCCACATCAAAATCTCCCACAGAGTGGTAAGAGTACGCAGGTGGAACCAATGAGCGTGATGCGACGGTAATATTGCCGTTTTCGCTTTTGATTTTTTCAAGGTGAAGGCTTAGTTGTTTCATTGTGCTTCTCACTCCTGAAGTGAGTATCAGCGTTTTGCCAATATCTTTCATAAGGCGTTCAAGAAGCTCTTGAGAATGACCACGGTACACATAATGTCCTGAGCCTTCTATTTTGATCACATCTTTTTCATTAATAGTATCTGTCAGATTTTCAATTGTACGTTTTCCATAAAAACCATAAATGACAGGGTCTGTATAAAAAACTTCTTCAATATACGCAATTTCAGCAGGGGTAAATGCGCCAATTTTAGGAAAACTTTTGGCGATTTTTAGCGTTTCATCAAAAGAGATAAGATTAAAGTTTGCATACCCAACCGTACGCTCAACCATCTCAAGTTTTTTGATCACGGATTCAAATACACCTTTTTGGTCATCTCTCAACCAAATATCGGGATGCTTTAACTCATCTGCTTGCGCTAAACTTCCAACCAGTGTCGCGCCCATTAATCCTAAAAAATCTCTTCGTATCATCTTCGCCCTATCTGAACATTTTCAGTGTGATTATAACATGTGCTCTTGATTTTTCAAGAGAAGCTCTACATCTTGCGCAGGGATGGGTTTACTAAAGAGATACCCTTGCATCAATTCACATCCACTGCTGTAAATAAACTCTTTTTGTCCTGCAGTTTCCACTCCCTCTGCAAGGACTTTAAGTCCAAGTCCGCGACCTAATTCAATGATAGTACGAGCAATCGCACGATCTTCCCTGCTCTCTTCTAAATTTTGAACAAAACTCTGATCGATTTTAAGCTTCGTAATCGGAAGTTGTTTGAGGTATGCTAACGACGAATGTCCTGTTCCAAAATCATCAATCGAGATATCAACACCCAGTTCACGGAAGCGCTTTAAGAGTGCAATTGATTTTGTGGTATCTTTCATAATAAACCGTTCAACAATTTCCATCTCAATCCACTCAGGCTTACAGCCACTTTCTCGTAAACTCTGAATCATAAATGCGACTAAACTTGTTGATTCTAGTTGTTTTCCTGCGATATTAATGGCTATTTTCCCAGGATTAAGTCCCATGTCATACCATTTTTTTATTTGACACATCACTTCTCTAATAACCCAGTTACCGATCTCGACAATGAGTTCACTCTCTTCTGCAATATGAATAAAATACCCAGGAGCAGTAAGCCCACGTGTTGGGTGATTCCAACGTATCAACGCTTCAAAACCCACAATTTTTTCACTTTGAAGATTGATTTGAGGCTGGTAAAAAATCACAAATTCATCGTTAGCAAGAGCTTTGTGCAAGCTTTTTTCTACTTCAAGATGTTCATTGGTTTCTTGGTTCATCTCTTGATCAAAAAAGACATAGCGGTTACGCCCTTTTGATTTAGCTTTATACATGGCAATATCTGCATTTTTAAGCAGCTTACTTGCCGTTTCGCCATCATTCGGATAAACACTCACACCAATACTCATGGTGATCTTAAAGCTCTCATTTCCTAGTAAAAATGGCTCTTGAAATGCTGCAACCAATTTTTTAATGGCTATGAAAATATCACTGGCATCTTTACAGCCATCTAAAAGGACAATGAACTCATCGCCACTAAGGCGTGCTACCGTATCGGTCTCACGTACACTACCTCGCATACGAGCAGCAATGGTTTTTAAGAGCATATCACCCGCATCATGGCCTAATGAATCGTTCACACTTTTAAATTTATCGACATCCACAAACATGACACCCAATACTTTGCCATCTCTGCTGGCTTTTTTGATGGCTTGTGTAAGTCTGTCTTGCAAAAGGTTACGATTAGGAAGTCCAGTGAGTGTGTCATGTTCAATCTGATGCATTAAAAGTTTTTTCTGTTTTTTATTCTCTTCTTCGAGCTCTTTACGAATGGTAATATCACGAACGGAACAGTGTTGAATGATACCTTTATCCATACGAATCGTGGTCATCATAATACTAATCCAAAAGAGTGTTCCATCACAGGCACGTGCATGCCACTCAAATTTATGCACACCTTGCTGGGAAGCGAGCGCATTCATCCACAGTGCTTTTTCATAAGAACTTTGGTCATCAGGTTGAAATTCTGGAGAGAGATCCGCAAGTGTCACATTGGTAAGTGCCTGTTTATCTTTTGCCTTAAACATTTTCACAATGGCTTCATTACAATCAACAAAAACACCCTCTTTCAGGAGCCAAATACCATCAGCTGATTTTTGGTAGAGTGTTTCAAACACCATCTTTTGTTCACGAATTTGTTTATTACTGAGTAACAAATGGTTTTCATAGCGTGATAAAACAGAGCGTAATTTTGTCGAGATAAAAAACATAATTCCCATGACTAAAAGCATAATGATAAGCGAAACTGCAAGCATATTGATAATAGTCGATTGCATTTTACTTTTTAACATCTGTTCTTGCTCAAGCAATGCATTATTCTCTTCAAATAAATACGCACCAGTACCAATAACCCATTCAAATTGTGTGATAGGGCGGATAAAGGAGATCTTACTGCGATCTTGAGCAGTAGGATGAAAAGAAGCAACATAGCTCATAAAAAAGCCTTCAGGGTTGCGCTTGCCTCCTTCAACAATATCCTTAATAATATATTGTCCGTTAGTTACAACATCCAGTCTGTTTTTACCAACCAAAGAGTGATCGCCATGTGAAATCGTATTACCGGCATAATCATAGGCAAAGATATAGCCATATTCGCCATATTTTGTGTTAAGTAAAAGTTTTTGTGTCTCTTTTTTGATACGATCACGGATTTCATCTTCATAACGTCCACTACCAACATAAATATTTAAAGGCTCAAAGCGCTTTAAATAACCTATTTTTTTACGTGAAGCAGTATCTTTAGGATTTTTCCAATCCCATATTAACGAAAATGCATCTTCTGTTTTAAAACGTTCAATAGCATTGTGAATAAAATTTTTCGCATTTTCATCGTGAAGGTTTAAAAGGTTGTGTCCTTCTAGCTCTTTATTCGCCCCGTGCATAACACAGATACCTTGAAAATCAAAAATATAATAATAACCACTTAAGTCATTAAAAAAACGTGTATCGCGAAGTTTGGTTTTGATTTTTTCCAGTATTTTTTCACGAGGGAGATTAGGATTTTCCGTATAAATATCGTTGATGATTTGATACGCCAAATTAACGATATTTTTGATCTCGTCTTTCGCCTCATTCATCAAAAACTTTTCGTTTTCATCGATATACTCTATGAGCTTATCAACGCGCTCTTGAGCCTGAGCCTTAGAGCGCTTGACATAGGCTATACGTGTATTTTCAAGGGATTTTTGATACTCAGCACGTTCTGCTGAAATAATAATAGTCAGCGTAATGGAGAAGGTAAGCAGAATGGCAAATGCAGGCAAAAAAACAATCCATTTTGTAATATTTTGTTTTTTTAAGCTCAGCAATACTCACTCCAGCTAAATTGGGTTTATTTTATAGTTATAACTTTATCGAAATTTTCTAAAATTTTGGCTACCCTTGCTTGCCATAACGTACCAAATGCTACTTTTTCTTCCTGACTGAGTACTCCCGTAAGAATCTTCTTCATAAGTGGTTGCATCATAGGATCAATTTCAATTGAATTAGGATTATAAGCAATATCCACATACGCTTGTGTATCGATACGTATCATTCTGACAGCTAAAGGAATATCTGCATGAAATGTCATCAAATCTTTGCGTACATACTTTCCTCCAAGTCCTTTAAATCCCCAATTTTCAGTCGCTCCAGTAATAAGTGAAAATGCATTGGCAATCACACCCGTTGTTCCTTCGTCTTGATTCTCTTTGAACAACACTTTTATCGATCCTCGCTCAGGCACGCTATTTGGATAAAGCGCTTTAAGCCCTTCACGTATCATCAAATACGCCCCTGCCATAGTAGGACAACTGTGCCCTGCACTTTTGACAACATCCAGATAACTAAAAGTGATTTTCCCGTCATCAAATGCGCCTAAAACATCAGAAAGCGGGTCATAGAGCGTAACAGACTCAATTGTGTCAAAAAAAGTAGGATAGTTCATTTTTGCTCCTTAGTGTTTATTGCACAATTTTAGTACAATTTTAAAAGCAAATCATTGATTTAATTTGTGTTACAATTCATAGAGAAAGAATAGACGTCTAATAAAAAGGTGCATGATGCAAGCATTTTGGAATGCTAAATTTTACACAAAAGATTTCATCTACGGAGAAGCGCCTAACAATTTTGTCAAAGAGAATATTGAACTTCTTGTAAACACAAAAAAAGTGATGTGTTTAGGCGAAGGTGAAGGGCGAAATGCGATTTATTTAGCTGACAAAGGAATGGAAGTTGAAGCCTTAGATATTTCCGATGTCGCACTTAAAAAACTCCGCAGACGTGCCAAAGAGAGTTATCTTTTTATCAAGACACGTCATACGCTTTTTGAATACTGGCAACCAGACACGCACTACGATGCTGTAGTATGTACGTACCTACATCTTCCTAAACACAATCAAAAAATGCTCTTTGAAAAAGCGCTAATGGCACTGAACACCAATGGTTATTTTATTGCAGAACTCTTTAGCGAAAGTCAAATTCATTTCAGTAGTGGAGGTCCTAAAAATATTGCGCTGTTGTATGATCTTAATGATATTCTGGACATCGTAAAAACACTTCCATGCAAGATTATTAAGCTAGCACAAGAAGTTATTGTACTCAATGAGGGTGATAAACATGTAGGACGTGCGAGCGTCATTCGCATTATTTTACAAAAACTGGCGTAACATTATCGCTCAATAGTACCGTAATAGCGACTTCTCTCCACATTTTCTACCCATTTGTACTCAGGGTCATCTCCAAGTTTTGCCCAATAAAGCACGCCCGATTTACGCCATGGATCAATCAAAATACCCGTGCGAAATGGAGCACCCTTTGCAACAACAACGACAGAGTTATGTTCATCAAATTCGCCCTTGTTCGCAACACCCCAACGCAAATCAAAACTTTGGTATTTGAGGTTTTTGAGGTGTGTAATCATATCTTCACTCCACTCATAGCATAGACCTCTGTCTTTAATGCCTGTGTTGATGAGAAAGTTATGAAACGTTGGAGGAGAGACAAGACCATAGCGTTCTGCTAAAATTTGCGGATACAAAAGTGCTTCATAGGCAAAGAGTCGTGCCTCTTGATAATCAATCGTATCGCTAAGCTTCGTTAACTCAGTGGTAAGTTGCTGTACTTTGTCGGGTGTTACCTCTAAGGAATCATGTTTGACACTACAACCACTCAAGAAAAAAAGTAAAATACTAAATGCTAAAAATGATTTCATACTGCAACTTTAAGAGTTAGTTTAACAATTTCACTTGGTGCCATAATACGCACCGCAGGACCCCAATACCCAGCACCATTACTCACAAAAACGTGTGTATGTTTTGAATGTTGGTACAGTCCACTTAAATAAGGTTGATCCAAAAGCACCAAAAGGCCAAATGGAAAGATCTGCCCTCCATGAGTATGTCCACTCAAAATAAGATCAATTTTCTCATGCTTGATCTCTGAAACGATTTTAGGTTGATGTGAAAGTAAAATCGTTGGTAACGATGGAGCAACATTATTCAAAGCCAGAGTGAGGTCTGGTGGTTCAAAATCAAAACGTCTGCCCATCATATCCATGACACCCGCAAGATTAATCGTTTGGTTTATGACCATCGAGCGATTTGAGAGAACATGAATCCCTAAAGATTTTATATGCTCCATAATCTTATGAACTCCATAAAAATACTCGTGATTTCCAGGTACATAATAGACACCAAAACGGCTTTTAATCTCTTTTAATGCATCTAATGTATTGCCAATACGCTCAACTGGCATATCCACCAAATCACCCGTAATGACAACAATGTCCGCCTTTAACGTGTTGATCTGTTTTACAATATCGTCAATAAAGGCTTTTCCTAATGTCTTTCCAATATGCACATCCGTAATTTGAACAACGCATAGCTCTTCTTTAAGCCCAGAAATAGGCACATCGACTTCTTTGATCATTGGGGCTTTCATGCCATTAATGAAACCTTTGGTCATATAAGAGAGTGCTAAAATGAGCATGGTCACATCAAAAACCATTTTAACAAACATACGCCTTGAATAATCATACGGTATCTTTGCATAAGGAATATGAAAGAGATCATAGATAATGGAGACACAAAAAAGCATAAAAGAGACACCAAGCATCGCAGAGAAAAGCGAATAAAGCAGAGGATCAAGATTATCTAAGCGCAGAACTAAAAAGTAAAAAATTTCACAAAGCGTGATGAGAATCATCACACCTTTTAGGATACTTTGGTACTTAAAAAAAAGGTCCAAGCGCTTTAAAAAGCGCTTGTAACTGTAAAAATTAATGAGCGTCAGAACAGCAATGGCAGCTAACGCAAAAGAGAGGCGAAACATGCTTCTGCTTTTTCCTTATTTAAGGCTCTCAAAATAGCGTTTACTTTCAGATGAAATCACTTTTGAAAGTAAAAGAAGTGCTATAAGATTTGGAATTGCCATCATACCATTGGTAAGATCGGAAAAGTTCCATACAAACTCAAGTTTCATCATAGAACCTACCATAACACCTGCGATAAAAAGAACGCGATATAAACGGATAAAACGCTCACCAAAAATATACTCAAACGCTTTTTCTCCGTAATAACTCCATCCTAAAATCGTCGAATAGGCGAACAATACGGTTGAGATAATAACAACAATACCACCAAAAGAGCCAAGATAGAGCTGAAAACTTTGCATAGTTAGCGCACTTGGGCTCACACCTTGTTGCCAAAATGGAGAAATCAAGATAATAAGTGCCGTCATCGTACATACTACTAATGTGTCGATAAACGTTTGTGTCATACTCACAAGTGCTTGGCGTACAGGATCGTTTGTCTTAGCGGCTGCTGCTGCGATAGGAGCAGAACCCAGTCCTGATTCATTGGAGAAAACACCACGCGCAACACCGTAGCGAATCGCTGCTGCCATTGTAGCACCCACAAATCCACCACCTGCAGCAATAGGATTGAACGCGTGATAAAAAATAAGACCAAATGCACTGCCTAATTTATCAAGATTCATCGCTAAAATAACCAAAGAAACTGCTACGTAAATTAAAATCATAAAAGGGACAAGGAAAGAGGTAAAGTTACCGATAGATTTGATACCACCTAAAATAACCACAGCGGTTAACGTTAAGAGTACAACACCCGTAATCCATGTTGGAACAGCCATCTCACTGTTTAAGATCTGTGCAACGGCATTTGCTTGTGTCATATTGCCGATACCAAATGCTGCAATCGCCGTAAAAATAGCAAATGCCATACCCAATTTTGGCATATTCAAACCATAGGTAAGGTAGTACATTGGTCCACCTTTGAAACCATGATGATGCCCTTTTTGACGATATTTTACAGCGAGTACTGCTTCGGAGTACTTTGTTGCCATACCAACAAGACCTGTCATCCACATCCAAAAAACTGCACCTGGACCACCAAGGGTAATCGCTGTAGCAACACCCACAATATTACCGATACCTACTGTCGCAGCTAATGCTGTCATCAGTGCAGCAAAGTGACTGATTTCACCTTCTCCATCATGCTCTTTGTGAAAAATAAGCTTCATCGCATGAGGCAATGCCCAAAATTGCATTCCTTTTAAAATAATTGTCAAATAAATACCTGTACCAACCAATAAAACCAACATTGGTGCGCCCCAAACAATGCTTGAGAGGGTTGCTACCAACTTTTCAATCATTTCCATCTATGTTCCTTAACGAATTATTGTTCGCTGATATGGTGACCTTTTGGCAACACCAAATTGAGTACAATACCTACAATCGCACCTAAACCAATACCACTAAACGCAACGCCACCCATATCAACAACCATACCACCAATCGCCAATACCAAAATCATTGAAACAATAATCATGTTGCGTGGGTCATTCATATCTACTTGCTCTCTCACCATCGTTCCAAGACCAATTGATGCGATGATACCAAAAAGAAGTAACAAGATACCGCCCATAACCGGTACAGGAATCGTTGCTAACAGTCCACCGAGTTTTCCTACAAACGCTAATAAAATCGCAAAAAGTGCTGCCCATGTCATAATCGCTGGATTGTATGCTTTAGTGATGGTTACAGCACCTGTGACTTCTGAATAGGTAGTATTTGGAGGTCCGCCTAACATAGAAGCCGCACTGGTAGCAATAGCGTCACCTAAAAGTGTGGTTTTTAAACCTGGCTTTTTCAAATAATCTGTTTTTGTTACATTACTAATCGTCAAAATACCACCGACATGCTCTACCGCTGGAGCAATCGCAATTGGCAAGATATAGATAATCGCTTCAAGATTCCATTCAGGGAAAACAAAATTTGGCATTGCAAACCATGCTGCTTTTGCTACAGAATCAAAACTGACAATACCTAAAACAAGAGATACACTATAACCTGCGATAATACCACATAAAATAGGCAATAGCCTAAGAACACCTTTACCAAGAAGTGCAACGAGGAGTGTTACGATAAGCGCAGACATAGAAACCATCATCGCTTGATGAAGAGGAACGAGCACAATGGCACCATCACCTGTTTTTCCCATTGCCATATTTACAGCAACTGGAGAGAGAATAAGACCAATTGTCATAATAACTGGACCAACAACAACGGCTGGAAAGAGTTTATGTAAAAAGTCTGAACCCTTGAGACGCACAATGACACTCAAGAAAAAATAGAACAAACCAGCTGCGGCAAGTCCACACAGTGTACCAGCTAATCCCCATGTTTTAAGCCCATAAATAATCGGCGCAATAAACGAGAACGAAGACGCTAAGAAAATAGGAGGAATCTGCTCTCGTGTTGTAAGCTGAAATAAAAGCGTCCCAAGTCCCGCTGTGAAAAGCGCAACGTTAGGATCAAGACCCGTTAAGATAGGTACAAGTACCAATGCCCCAAAGGCAACAAATAAAAACTGCAACCCAATAATGCTGTCTTTCAGCCTAAAGTTGTAGTCTGTTTTATGTAACATTTACACCTCTTTTTGGTAAATTTTTTGTGACATTTTAGCGTAAAGTATTTCTATATGCAGAGAGAATTTTTTAGTGAAGACAGTATTGTCTCACTTCTTTATCGATTTCAAATACCTCATCCAATGTTTTAGGAATGGCATTTTCAAAATAGCGGTACGCATTAATGGTTCGCTGGGCTAATTCTAAAATATTGATCTCTTGGTTATAAAACTTCGCGATACCCACTTCATTGGCAGCGTTAATAACAACACCCCTTGTTGGATGAGCAAGGACATCCTCTTTAATTTCCCAAATAGGATAACGTGCCGCTTCGATAGGTTGAAATGAGAAAGAACCAATTGATGCTAAATCAATAGAAGGAAGAATAGGTTCTTCCACTTCTCCCAAAAGTGCAAATGCGATAGGAAGTTTCATGTCAGCAACGGCTAAATGAGCTGTCGTACTGCCATCTTTAAA includes the following:
- the fliQ gene encoding flagellar biosynthesis protein FliQ, with the protein product MEAKLIGLGVETFKIALLLSMPMLLSGLVAGLAISIFQAVTQINESTLSFVPKILVTIVVAIFTMPWMMNMMIEFTTRMLELIPSFVF
- a CDS encoding UDP-N-acetylmuramate dehydrogenase, producing MTKSINFSTFSSIKIGPIKDVLLLDSLMPLPEGYTLIGGANNLLMSPNPPPLAMLDKCFDFIRLEENVLHIGGATPSGKILSFAKKHDLAGFELMQKLPGTLGGMVAMNAGLKEWEIFNNLLAIRTEKGWITKDNIEHGYRFAKIDGVVYEATFASKNGFDENLLLMFKKMRDNQPKEPSAGSCFKNPIGHFAGKLIEEAGFKGRCVGNMMFSTVHANFLVNLGGGTYEEAMELITAVKEEVLKRFAVKLEEEIIIL
- the tsaD gene encoding tRNA (adenosine(37)-N6)-threonylcarbamoyltransferase complex transferase subunit TsaD gives rise to the protein MILSIESSCDDSSIAITRIDDKKLLFHKKISQDEEHAKYGGVVPELAARLHAVTLPKILEETKSYFSELKAIAVTNEPGLSVTLVEGVSMAKALSVSLGLPLLGINHLKGHICSLFIEEEIRFPMDVLLVSGGHTQLLHVKTLEEIQLLATTMDDSFGESFDKVGKMLGLPYPAGAIIENYAKRGDAKRFDFTIPLQGTSSSMLAFSYSGLKNQVRLCIESHENLDEQTLCDICASFQRVAVAHLMQKIKKAYKERKVEHFGVVGGASANLYLRGELEAFCNSKKAKLYTAKMEFCSDNAAMIGRCAVEAYQKGIFVDIADLKVRSSSKDIFY
- a CDS encoding M15 family metallopeptidase, whose product is MIRRDFLGLMGATLVGSLAQADELKHPDIWLRDDQKGVFESVIKKLEMVERTVGYANFNLISFDETLKIAKSFPKIGAFTPAEIAYIEEVFYTDPVIYGFYGKRTIENLTDTINEKDVIKIEGSGHYVYRGHSQELLERLMKDIGKTLILTSGVRSTMKQLSLHLEKIKSENGNITVASRSLVPPAYSYHSVGDFDVGKKGWGHQNFTANFARTEEFWNLQKLSYVSMRYTIGNGDGVRFEPWHVKIV
- a CDS encoding cache domain-containing protein, translating into MLSLKKQNITKWIVFLPAFAILLTFSITLTIIISAERAEYQKSLENTRIAYVKRSKAQAQERVDKLIEYIDENEKFLMNEAKDEIKNIVNLAYQIINDIYTENPNLPREKILEKIKTKLRDTRFFNDLSGYYYIFDFQGICVMHGANKELEGHNLLNLHDENAKNFIHNAIERFKTEDAFSLIWDWKNPKDTASRKKIGYLKRFEPLNIYVGSGRYEDEIRDRIKKETQKLLLNTKYGEYGYIFAYDYAGNTISHGDHSLVGKNRLDVVTNGQYIIKDIVEGGKRNPEGFFMSYVASFHPTAQDRSKISFIRPITQFEWVIGTGAYLFEENNALLEQEQMLKSKMQSTIINMLAVSLIIMLLVMGIMFFISTKLRSVLSRYENHLLLSNKQIREQKMVFETLYQKSADGIWLLKEGVFVDCNEAIVKMFKAKDKQALTNVTLADLSPEFQPDDQSSYEKALWMNALASQQGVHKFEWHARACDGTLFWISIMMTTIRMDKGIIQHCSVRDITIRKELEEENKKQKKLLMHQIEHDTLTGLPNRNLLQDRLTQAIKKASRDGKVLGVMFVDVDKFKSVNDSLGHDAGDMLLKTIAARMRGSVRETDTVARLSGDEFIVLLDGCKDASDIFIAIKKLVAAFQEPFLLGNESFKITMSIGVSVYPNDGETASKLLKNADIAMYKAKSKGRNRYVFFDQEMNQETNEHLEVEKSLHKALANDEFVIFYQPQINLQSEKIVGFEALIRWNHPTRGLTAPGYFIHIAEESELIVEIGNWVIREVMCQIKKWYDMGLNPGKIAINIAGKQLESTSLVAFMIQSLRESGCKPEWIEMEIVERFIMKDTTKSIALLKRFRELGVDISIDDFGTGHSSLAYLKQLPITKLKIDQSFVQNLEESREDRAIARTIIELGRGLGLKVLAEGVETAGQKEFIYSSGCELMQGYLFSKPIPAQDVELLLKNQEHML
- a CDS encoding FmdE family protein; translated protein: MNYPTFFDTIESVTLYDPLSDVLGAFDDGKITFSYLDVVKSAGHSCPTMAGAYLMIREGLKALYPNSVPERGSIKVLFKENQDEGTTGVIANAFSLITGATENWGFKGLGGKYVRKDLMTFHADIPLAVRMIRIDTQAYVDIAYNPNSIEIDPMMQPLMKKILTGVLSQEEKVAFGTLWQARVAKILENFDKVITIK
- a CDS encoding bifunctional 2-polyprenyl-6-hydroxyphenol methylase/3-demethylubiquinol 3-O-methyltransferase UbiG: MQAFWNAKFYTKDFIYGEAPNNFVKENIELLVNTKKVMCLGEGEGRNAIYLADKGMEVEALDISDVALKKLRRRAKESYLFIKTRHTLFEYWQPDTHYDAVVCTYLHLPKHNQKMLFEKALMALNTNGYFIAELFSESQIHFSSGGPKNIALLYDLNDILDIVKTLPCKIIKLAQEVIVLNEGDKHVGRASVIRIILQKLA
- a CDS encoding metallophosphoesterase, translated to MFRLSFALAAIAVLTLINFYSYKRFLKRLDLFFKYQSILKGVMILITLCEIFYFLVLRLDNLDPLLYSLFSAMLGVSFMLFCVSIIYDLFHIPYAKIPYDYSRRMFVKMVFDVTMLILALSYMTKGFINGMKAPMIKEVDVPISGLKEELCVVQITDVHIGKTLGKAFIDDIVKQINTLKADIVVITGDLVDMPVERIGNTLDALKEIKSRFGVYYVPGNHEYFYGVHKIMEHIKSLGIHVLSNRSMVINQTINLAGVMDMMGRRFDFEPPDLTLALNNVAPSLPTILLSHQPKIVSEIKHEKIDLILSGHTHGGQIFPFGLLVLLDQPYLSGLYQHSKHTHVFVSNGAGYWGPAVRIMAPSEIVKLTLKVAV
- a CDS encoding sodium:alanine symporter family protein; translated protein: MEMIEKLVATLSSIVWGAPMLVLLVGTGIYLTIILKGMQFWALPHAMKLIFHKEHDGEGEISHFAALMTALAATVGIGNIVGVATAITLGGPGAVFWMWMTGLVGMATKYSEAVLAVKYRQKGHHHGFKGGPMYYLTYGLNMPKLGMAFAIFTAIAAFGIGNMTQANAVAQILNSEMAVPTWITGVVLLTLTAVVILGGIKSIGNFTSFLVPFMILIYVAVSLVILAMNLDKLGSAFGLIFYHAFNPIAAGGGFVGATMAAAIRYGVARGVFSNESGLGSAPIAAAAAKTNDPVRQALVSMTQTFIDTLVVCTMTALIILISPFWQQGVSPSALTMQSFQLYLGSFGGIVVIISTVLFAYSTILGWSYYGEKAFEYIFGERFIRLYRVLFIAGVMVGSMMKLEFVWNFSDLTNGMMAIPNLIALLLLSKVISSESKRYFESLK